Proteins from a genomic interval of Corynebacterium freiburgense:
- a CDS encoding NUDIX hydrolase, protein MKEIRIAAMVLRNAAGDVLSVRKQGTHAFMLPGGKVETGEDPRHTACREIQEELGLLIDPDTLEYFGEFTAPAANEPGWNVRCDVFILPKPLDILPRARAEIVESVWCSLTEETRQLAPLSRDIVFPALCN, encoded by the coding sequence GTGAAGGAAATACGTATCGCGGCAATGGTGCTCCGTAATGCGGCTGGTGATGTTTTGAGCGTGCGAAAACAAGGAACACATGCATTTATGCTGCCCGGCGGAAAAGTTGAAACTGGAGAAGATCCTCGGCACACTGCCTGCCGGGAAATACAAGAAGAACTCGGACTACTGATCGACCCAGACACACTCGAATATTTCGGTGAATTTACGGCGCCAGCGGCAAATGAACCCGGATGGAATGTACGTTGCGATGTTTTTATTCTCCCCAAACCGCTAGACATATTGCCGCGAGCGCGAGCGGAAATTGTGGAAAGTGTGTGGTGTTCCCTAACTGAGGAAACGCGCCAGTTAGCACCTTTGAGCAGGGATATTGTTTTTCCAGCATTATGTAACTAA
- a CDS encoding L-lactate permease, producing the protein MNTFTAVTDSVGGSLGLSALVACIPLLAFFVMLIGVKARAHVSAAVATLTAMIVAIAGFNMPGELAFMSVLRGGVFGFFPIVWVIVMAIWFYQITVASGRFEDLRRTFDKLGDGDVRIQAILIAFCFGGLLEALAGFGAPVAITATMILALGVKPLKAATVVLLANTAPVAFGAVAIPITTAGNVSDRTLEQTQNIAAIVGHQAPLIAVFVPAILLFILDGMRGVREAWIPAFVIGISFAIAQWATSNYFAYQLTDVVACIVSLGAAFLFLRFWEPRGIDEMRKRMDLPPAAVNEELPVGRVWMALMPYFVVTVVFGIANLSETVKGLLKTATITIDWPLLKDRLVTASGKPVKTAYDLDLLFNPGTLLLISGLIVAITYMIYNENGKYSLSPVQVWNEFTGTWYRMRWSAVTIVLVLGLAYVMNYSGQTIAIGQYVASLGAVYAFLAPTLGWIGTAVTGSDTSANALFGKMQVTAAEHAGLNPDLMLAANTTGGVVGKMISPQSLAIAATAVQMEGRESDIFKAVVGWSFVLLLVVCCLIFLQTNVLAFMAPVVN; encoded by the coding sequence GTGAACACTTTTACCGCTGTGACTGACTCAGTTGGCGGGAGCCTTGGTCTTTCCGCCCTTGTGGCGTGTATTCCACTCTTGGCATTTTTTGTAATGCTGATTGGTGTAAAAGCTCGCGCCCATGTATCCGCAGCTGTGGCCACCCTCACCGCAATGATCGTTGCAATCGCCGGATTTAATATGCCTGGCGAACTTGCCTTTATGTCGGTGCTTCGTGGTGGTGTATTTGGCTTTTTCCCAATCGTTTGGGTAATCGTTATGGCGATCTGGTTCTACCAGATCACCGTAGCTTCAGGCCGTTTTGAAGACCTCCGCCGTACCTTTGACAAGTTAGGTGATGGTGATGTTCGCATCCAAGCCATCTTGATCGCATTCTGTTTCGGTGGTCTTCTTGAGGCTCTCGCTGGTTTCGGTGCGCCGGTTGCCATTACCGCAACCATGATTCTGGCGCTTGGTGTAAAGCCACTCAAGGCCGCTACTGTGGTACTTCTCGCTAACACCGCTCCCGTGGCATTCGGTGCTGTGGCTATTCCAATTACTACCGCAGGTAATGTGTCGGATCGTACATTGGAGCAGACCCAAAACATTGCTGCAATCGTAGGTCATCAGGCACCATTGATTGCAGTATTCGTACCTGCAATCCTGCTGTTTATCCTCGATGGTATGCGGGGTGTCCGTGAGGCATGGATCCCAGCATTCGTTATTGGTATTTCATTTGCAATCGCACAGTGGGCAACCTCAAACTACTTTGCATACCAGCTTACCGACGTCGTGGCCTGTATCGTCTCACTTGGTGCGGCTTTCCTTTTCCTCCGTTTCTGGGAGCCACGTGGCATCGATGAAATGCGCAAGCGTATGGACTTGCCGCCAGCAGCCGTCAACGAAGAACTTCCAGTAGGCCGAGTTTGGATGGCACTTATGCCATACTTTGTAGTGACCGTTGTATTCGGTATTGCCAACCTCAGCGAAACCGTAAAGGGCTTGCTCAAAACAGCAACTATCACCATTGATTGGCCATTGCTCAAGGATCGCCTGGTGACCGCTTCTGGGAAGCCAGTTAAGACCGCTTACGATCTCGACCTGCTGTTTAATCCAGGAACACTGCTCTTAATTTCTGGCCTTATCGTTGCAATCACGTACATGATTTACAACGAAAACGGCAAATACTCTCTTAGCCCGGTTCAGGTATGGAATGAATTCACCGGAACCTGGTACCGCATGCGCTGGTCAGCAGTAACCATTGTGCTCGTCCTCGGCTTGGCATATGTGATGAACTACTCTGGCCAAACGATTGCAATTGGTCAATACGTTGCTTCTCTTGGCGCGGTATACGCTTTCCTTGCACCAACTCTTGGCTGGATTGGTACCGCAGTTACCGGCTCCGACACCTCTGCCAACGCTCTATTTGGCAAGATGCAGGTTACAGCTGCAGAACATGCTGGACTTAACCCAGACCTTATGCTTGCCGCCAATACCACCGGTGGTGTTGTAGGTAAGATGATCTCGCCTCAGTCCTTGGCTATTGCAGCTACTGCAGTGCAGATGGAAGGTCGGGAATCCGATATCTTCAAGGCAGTAGTTGGCTGGTCCTTCGTGCTTCTACTCGTGGTTTGCTGCCTTATCTTCCTGCAAACAAACGTACTTGCCTTTATGGCTCCAGTGGTCAACTAA
- a CDS encoding peptide ABC transporter substrate-binding protein, with amino-acid sequence MAWKKTLAVTAATALTFGLAACSNDSGSGGATGGANYITVYGSEPQNPLHPANTNETGGGNVIDVIFAGLSYYDSDGKIHNEVAKSVELEGEKTYKVTLKDDQKFSDGTQVKADNFVKAWNYAVENSWNNAHFFESIKGFEEGKPLEGLKVIDDKTFTIELTQPEADFPLRLGYSAFFPLPDVAFEDMEAFGEKPVGNGPFKVSEWNHNQDITLEPNGEYKGDRQVQNDGVKFVFYPKLDAAYADLLAGNLDVLDTVPESAFANYQEELGDRWVNQPAAVFQSFTIPEKLEHFSGEEGKLRREAISLAINRKEITEKIFQGTRTPATDFTSPVIDGHTDSLKGEEVLEYNPEKAKELWAKADAMNKFTGEFSLAYNADGGHQPWVDAVVNSIKNVLGIEAVGAPYPDFKSFRDDITNRTIGSAFRTGWQGDYPGLGNFLVPLYATGGSSNDGDYSNAEVDALFKKAAGADSVEESTKIYNEAQEVLLKDLPAIPTWYSNVTAGWSENVENVKFNWKSKPELHAITKK; translated from the coding sequence ATGGCTTGGAAAAAGACGCTCGCGGTAACCGCCGCAACCGCTCTTACATTCGGTCTTGCTGCTTGCTCAAATGACAGTGGCTCCGGTGGTGCGACTGGTGGCGCAAATTACATCACTGTCTATGGCAGTGAACCGCAAAATCCGCTGCATCCCGCAAACACAAATGAAACGGGTGGCGGTAACGTTATTGACGTTATCTTTGCTGGATTGTCCTACTATGACTCTGATGGAAAAATCCATAACGAGGTTGCAAAGTCTGTTGAACTTGAGGGCGAAAAAACCTATAAAGTCACGCTCAAAGACGATCAGAAATTCTCTGATGGAACCCAAGTAAAAGCTGATAACTTTGTAAAAGCTTGGAATTACGCGGTTGAAAACTCCTGGAATAATGCCCATTTCTTTGAATCAATCAAAGGCTTTGAAGAAGGCAAACCTCTTGAAGGTCTGAAGGTTATTGATGATAAAACCTTCACCATTGAACTTACCCAGCCTGAGGCAGATTTCCCACTACGCTTGGGATATTCTGCATTTTTCCCATTGCCTGATGTGGCTTTTGAAGACATGGAAGCCTTTGGCGAAAAGCCAGTTGGTAATGGTCCATTTAAGGTCAGCGAATGGAACCACAACCAAGACATCACACTGGAACCGAATGGCGAGTATAAGGGTGATCGCCAAGTTCAAAACGATGGTGTAAAGTTCGTCTTCTATCCAAAACTAGATGCCGCCTATGCGGATTTGTTGGCTGGCAACTTGGACGTCCTGGATACGGTTCCAGAAAGCGCATTTGCTAACTACCAAGAAGAACTTGGTGACCGTTGGGTAAACCAGCCAGCTGCCGTATTCCAATCCTTTACCATTCCAGAAAAGCTGGAACATTTCTCTGGTGAAGAAGGAAAACTCCGCCGCGAGGCAATTTCATTGGCAATTAACCGTAAGGAGATCACTGAAAAGATCTTCCAAGGTACCCGCACCCCTGCAACAGATTTCACCTCCCCAGTTATCGATGGACACACCGATTCCCTTAAAGGTGAAGAAGTCCTGGAATACAACCCTGAAAAAGCAAAAGAACTGTGGGCAAAAGCCGACGCCATGAATAAGTTCACTGGCGAATTCTCCCTTGCTTACAATGCTGATGGTGGCCACCAGCCTTGGGTAGACGCGGTAGTGAACTCTATTAAAAATGTATTGGGCATTGAAGCCGTTGGCGCACCATACCCAGACTTCAAGTCATTCCGCGATGATATTACTAACCGCACTATCGGTTCTGCATTCCGTACCGGCTGGCAAGGTGATTACCCTGGCCTTGGCAACTTCCTTGTGCCGCTTTATGCCACCGGTGGAAGCTCCAATGATGGTGACTACTCCAATGCTGAAGTAGATGCACTGTTTAAGAAGGCTGCTGGTGCTGATTCCGTTGAAGAATCCACCAAGATCTACAATGAAGCACAGGAAGTTCTACTTAAGGATTTGCCAGCTATTCCAACTTGGTACTCCAATGTGACTGCGGGCTGGTCCGAAAATGTAGAAAATGTGAAGTTCAACTGGAAATCCAAGCCTGAACTGCACGCCATTACTAAGAAGTAA
- a CDS encoding ABC transporter permease — protein MLRYVGRRLLQTIPVFFGATLLIYALVFLMPGDPVQALGGDRGLSEAAAARIRAQYNLDQPFIIQYLLYVKGIFFLDFGTTFSGRPVSEAMANAFPVTIKLATMALVFEGVLGVAFGFFAGIRRGGIFDSTVLVMSLFVIAVPSFVIGFVFQFLVGVKWKLLPVTVGSNVSFTSLLMPAIVLGAVSFAYVLRLTRQSVSENLSADYVRTARAKGLSNGSVLRRHVLRNSLIPVATYLGADLGTLMAGAIVTEGIFGINGVGGTMYQAILKGEPTTIVSFTTALVVVYIFANLVVDMVYAILDPRIRYA, from the coding sequence ATGTTGCGCTATGTAGGGCGCCGATTGCTTCAAACAATTCCCGTATTTTTTGGGGCAACGCTACTTATTTACGCCCTTGTATTTTTAATGCCAGGTGATCCGGTCCAGGCGCTTGGCGGAGATCGCGGACTCAGTGAAGCCGCAGCGGCTAGAATTCGCGCCCAATATAATTTGGATCAGCCATTTATTATTCAGTATTTGCTGTACGTCAAAGGAATTTTCTTCCTAGATTTCGGCACCACTTTCTCGGGGCGCCCGGTATCTGAAGCGATGGCAAATGCCTTTCCGGTAACCATCAAACTTGCCACAATGGCATTGGTATTTGAAGGCGTCCTAGGAGTAGCCTTCGGTTTCTTTGCCGGAATCCGTCGCGGTGGAATTTTCGATTCCACGGTATTGGTAATGTCCCTGTTTGTTATTGCTGTTCCTTCATTTGTAATCGGTTTTGTTTTCCAATTCCTCGTTGGTGTGAAGTGGAAATTGCTCCCAGTAACCGTTGGCTCGAATGTTTCATTTACGTCATTACTTATGCCGGCGATAGTGCTTGGTGCCGTATCATTTGCCTATGTTTTGCGGCTTACTCGACAGTCTGTAAGTGAGAATCTTTCTGCAGATTATGTTCGAACCGCTCGTGCCAAGGGACTTTCCAATGGTTCGGTGTTGCGGCGACATGTCCTCCGCAATTCGCTTATTCCTGTGGCGACCTATCTTGGTGCTGACCTTGGTACCTTAATGGCCGGCGCTATTGTGACCGAAGGTATTTTTGGAATTAATGGTGTGGGCGGCACTATGTATCAAGCAATTCTTAAGGGTGAGCCAACCACAATCGTCTCATTTACCACCGCGCTTGTTGTGGTGTATATCTTTGCGAACTTAGTGGTGGATATGGTTTACGCAATTCTAGATCCGAGGATTCGCTATGCCTGA
- a CDS encoding ABC transporter permease, with amino-acid sequence MPDKKIYPGQERFIAETDETGLGAVDAVADESAPTSVWGEAWRYLRKRPLFWCAATLIVIAILLALVPQLFTNTDPRLCELSRSLDDPSSGHPFGFDRQGCDIYARTIYGARASVTVGVLTTLLVVFIGVVFGSLAGYFGGIIDAILSRVTDVFYAIPFVLAAIVVMQLFKEHRTIFTVVIVLGLFGWTNIARITRGAVLSVKNEEYVTAARAVGASKTKILLTHILPNAAAPIIVYATVALGTFIVAEATLSFLGIGLPTTIVSWGGDISNAQTSLRTQPMVLFYPAMALAATVLSFIMMGDVVRDALDPKSRKR; translated from the coding sequence ATGCCTGATAAGAAAATTTATCCTGGACAGGAACGGTTTATTGCTGAAACAGATGAGACCGGTCTCGGCGCGGTCGATGCTGTGGCCGATGAATCCGCCCCTACATCAGTGTGGGGTGAAGCGTGGCGGTATCTCCGTAAGCGTCCACTGTTTTGGTGCGCTGCAACCCTTATTGTGATTGCCATTCTTCTGGCTTTAGTTCCGCAACTATTTACTAATACTGATCCGCGGTTATGTGAGCTTTCCCGCTCGTTGGACGACCCTTCGTCAGGGCATCCCTTTGGGTTTGATCGACAGGGATGTGATATTTACGCCCGCACGATCTATGGTGCCCGCGCTTCAGTTACTGTTGGTGTGCTTACTACACTGCTTGTTGTATTTATCGGCGTTGTGTTTGGCTCGCTTGCGGGTTACTTCGGTGGCATTATCGACGCCATCCTCTCCCGTGTCACCGACGTGTTTTACGCTATACCGTTCGTACTGGCAGCAATTGTGGTGATGCAGCTTTTTAAAGAGCACCGCACGATTTTCACCGTGGTTATTGTGCTTGGTCTTTTTGGTTGGACCAATATTGCTCGTATTACTCGTGGAGCGGTCTTAAGCGTTAAAAACGAGGAATATGTTACGGCCGCCCGCGCGGTTGGGGCGTCGAAAACGAAAATTCTTTTGACGCATATTCTGCCCAACGCTGCGGCCCCAATTATTGTGTACGCTACCGTGGCATTAGGCACGTTTATTGTGGCTGAGGCTACCCTGTCCTTCCTAGGTATTGGGTTGCCTACCACTATTGTGTCCTGGGGTGGAGATATTTCGAATGCACAAACTTCCTTACGCACGCAACCAATGGTGCTGTTCTACCCGGCCATGGCTTTGGCTGCTACAGTTTTGAGCTTCATCATGATGGGTGATGTGGTCCGTGACGCGCTAGATCCAAAATCAAGGAAGCGATAA
- a CDS encoding ABC transporter ATP-binding protein codes for MQEMQPLLELKDLKISFTSSTGTVDAVRGINMTIYPGQSVAIVGESGSGKSTAAMSIIGLLPGTGRVTGGQILFEGKDITKLSEKQMQEYRGSKIGLVPQDPMSNLNPVWRIGTQVKESLRANNVVPKSEADKRVAELLENAGLPDAERRAKQYPHEFSGGMRQRALIGIGLAAKPKLLIADEPTSALDVTVQRRILDHLQELTEELGTAVLFITHDLGLAAERASHLVVMHRGRIVESGPSLDILRDPQHPYTQRLVKAAPSLASARIRSAKEQGIESKELLTSTSEEFHEEVIRVENLTKVFDIRGAKGVKKHFKAVDNVSFTLRRGTTLALVGESGSGKSTVANIVLNLLDPTEGKVFYKGTDLSKLSQADLFAMRRKLQVVFQNPYGSLDPTYSIFRCIEEPLKVHKVGNRAEREKRVAELLDMVAMPRSAMRRYPNELSGGQRQRIAVARALALDPEVVVLDEAVSALDVLVQNQILQLLSNLQEELELSYLFITHDLAVVRQTADDVVVMKQGQVVETGTTDEVFENPKQDYTRDLIESVPGLGIELGVGF; via the coding sequence ATGCAAGAAATGCAACCATTGCTTGAATTGAAGGATCTGAAAATCTCCTTCACCTCATCTACTGGAACAGTCGATGCAGTCCGCGGCATTAATATGACGATTTATCCTGGACAATCCGTCGCAATTGTGGGCGAATCCGGGTCTGGTAAGTCGACCGCTGCGATGTCGATTATTGGTTTGCTGCCCGGCACCGGCAGAGTCACTGGTGGGCAAATTTTGTTTGAAGGAAAAGACATCACTAAGCTTTCCGAAAAACAAATGCAAGAGTACCGGGGTTCGAAAATAGGTTTGGTTCCTCAAGACCCAATGAGCAACCTTAACCCGGTGTGGCGAATTGGCACCCAAGTAAAAGAATCCTTGCGTGCAAATAATGTAGTTCCCAAGAGCGAGGCGGATAAACGCGTAGCCGAACTTTTAGAAAATGCTGGTTTGCCTGACGCTGAACGTCGCGCAAAACAATATCCGCATGAATTTTCTGGCGGTATGAGGCAACGTGCATTGATTGGTATTGGATTAGCTGCCAAGCCTAAGCTCCTTATTGCAGACGAACCAACATCCGCGTTAGATGTAACGGTGCAACGCCGAATCCTGGATCACCTGCAAGAGCTCACCGAGGAACTGGGCACGGCGGTATTGTTTATTACCCACGACCTTGGTCTAGCTGCGGAACGGGCTTCTCACCTTGTGGTTATGCATCGTGGACGTATTGTTGAATCTGGTCCATCGCTTGATATTTTGCGGGATCCTCAACACCCATATACGCAACGGTTAGTGAAAGCTGCACCATCGTTGGCATCGGCACGTATTCGATCCGCAAAGGAACAAGGAATCGAATCGAAAGAATTGCTGACCTCCACGTCAGAAGAATTTCACGAGGAAGTTATCCGCGTAGAAAATCTCACTAAAGTGTTCGATATTCGTGGGGCAAAAGGTGTGAAAAAGCACTTTAAGGCCGTGGATAATGTGTCATTTACATTACGGCGTGGCACTACCTTGGCATTAGTAGGTGAGTCTGGTTCTGGCAAATCCACTGTAGCCAATATTGTGTTGAACCTTCTAGACCCAACGGAAGGGAAAGTGTTTTACAAAGGCACAGACCTTTCAAAACTAAGCCAAGCTGATCTTTTTGCAATGCGCCGGAAACTGCAGGTGGTATTCCAAAATCCTTATGGGTCCTTGGATCCCACCTATTCGATTTTCCGCTGTATTGAAGAGCCTTTAAAGGTGCACAAAGTAGGCAACCGTGCCGAGCGAGAAAAACGGGTAGCGGAATTACTGGATATGGTTGCTATGCCGCGTTCTGCAATGCGCAGGTACCCTAATGAGCTTTCGGGCGGTCAGCGGCAACGTATTGCGGTGGCACGAGCATTGGCATTGGATCCAGAAGTTGTGGTCTTGGATGAAGCAGTATCGGCATTGGATGTGTTGGTGCAAAACCAGATTCTGCAATTGCTTTCGAATCTGCAAGAAGAACTGGAGTTAAGTTACCTGTTTATTACTCACGACCTTGCGGTGGTGCGTCAAACCGCTGACGACGTTGTAGTAATGAAGCAAGGTCAGGTTGTGGAAACCGGCACTACCGATGAAGTGTTTGAAAACCCGAAGCAAGACTATACCCGCGATCTGATTGAATCAGTCCCTGGTCTAGGAATCGAACTCGGAGTTGGCTTCTAA
- a CDS encoding trypsin-like serine protease has translation MKFKRLVAALAIFGSITTATPAAHAVVGGRPGGTASRVILGDMSCSGTLISPTWVLSAKHCVGNGDANSISVNNEIRHATNVYMHPTVELAVIELNAPVGAAPTAISGAHLYPGTVGVVEGWGGVAQHHFLQPQAADATVQRRVFNVPGATPDQNLIEAWVNRGRITHGDSGGPFIVNGQLAGVTAYSNQGNDPAGTVAWYVPVAEHLDWIQRQTGIPVPGQIGGPAPLVDAVQHPTQAPAVGPVLGSSYIDSLINYPLGSS, from the coding sequence ATGAAATTTAAGCGTCTCGTAGCCGCCCTCGCCATTTTTGGCAGTATTACCACCGCAACCCCAGCCGCCCATGCAGTTGTTGGCGGAAGGCCAGGAGGAACTGCCTCCCGTGTTATTTTGGGCGACATGAGTTGCAGCGGCACTCTGATTAGTCCTACATGGGTCTTATCCGCAAAACACTGTGTAGGAAATGGCGATGCTAATTCAATTTCAGTCAACAATGAGATTCGCCACGCAACGAATGTGTATATGCATCCGACCGTTGAGTTAGCAGTGATCGAATTAAACGCCCCTGTTGGCGCCGCACCAACTGCAATTTCTGGCGCCCATTTGTATCCGGGGACCGTCGGTGTGGTTGAAGGTTGGGGCGGTGTTGCACAGCATCACTTCCTACAACCACAAGCCGCAGATGCCACTGTGCAGCGTCGCGTGTTTAATGTTCCAGGCGCTACCCCGGACCAAAACCTCATTGAAGCTTGGGTAAACCGTGGGCGCATTACACATGGTGATTCCGGCGGGCCCTTTATAGTAAATGGCCAGCTCGCAGGTGTTACTGCTTACTCCAATCAGGGTAACGACCCAGCCGGCACCGTCGCCTGGTATGTACCGGTTGCAGAACATCTCGATTGGATTCAACGCCAAACTGGTATTCCTGTTCCTGGCCAAATCGGTGGACCAGCACCACTTGTCGACGCCGTGCAACACCCAACTCAGGCACCTGCAGTTGGCCCGGTTTTAGGAAGCTCCTATATCGATTCCTTAATTAACTACCCACTTGGAAGTAGTTAA
- the arsC gene encoding arsenate reductase (glutaredoxin) (This arsenate reductase requires both glutathione and glutaredoxin to convert arsenate to arsenite, after which the efflux transporter formed by ArsA and ArsB can extrude the arsenite from the cell, providing resistance.), with protein MQATIYHNPACSKSRAALDFLREHDIELTVIEYLKNAPTKESLTALLKSANLQAHQAIRTNEPIYTELGLSQETPEEKLIATMVAHPILIERPIVVTKKGARIARPTAVIEEIL; from the coding sequence ATGCAAGCAACGATCTACCACAATCCAGCGTGCTCCAAGTCCCGAGCAGCCCTCGATTTCCTTCGCGAACACGATATCGAACTGACAGTGATTGAATATCTGAAAAATGCCCCCACCAAAGAATCACTTACTGCCCTACTTAAATCTGCAAATCTTCAAGCCCATCAAGCCATTCGAACCAATGAGCCAATCTATACAGAACTTGGGTTGTCACAAGAAACCCCGGAAGAAAAACTCATTGCCACAATGGTTGCCCACCCAATCCTTATCGAACGTCCGATCGTAGTTACGAAAAAGGGCGCACGAATCGCCCGCCCAACTGCGGTTATAGAAGAAATCCTGTAA
- a CDS encoding DUF402 domain-containing protein, whose amino-acid sequence MADLHPVKCETFDTTTNVNTDPKGFHRHVDTFKETDFGLYMARGADHPRFGYLESWLIPDLKLRVSIFHFRKGAEEEQDFYVDVVDITHKDGIWQTRDLYIDLICNIGKPVDVWDIDELSAATAAGILPAEDAEKAIEATLAAVEGITRHSDNISLWLSSRGINLTWAESVKLSTIE is encoded by the coding sequence ATGGCAGATTTGCACCCAGTAAAATGTGAAACCTTTGATACCACCACAAATGTGAACACGGACCCGAAAGGGTTCCACCGCCACGTGGATACTTTCAAAGAGACCGATTTCGGCCTCTATATGGCTCGCGGTGCAGATCACCCAAGATTTGGTTATTTGGAATCCTGGCTAATCCCTGATTTAAAACTTCGGGTGAGTATTTTTCATTTCCGCAAAGGCGCTGAAGAAGAACAAGATTTTTATGTTGATGTTGTAGATATCACCCATAAAGACGGCATTTGGCAAACACGTGATCTTTATATCGACCTTATCTGCAATATTGGCAAACCAGTCGATGTTTGGGACATTGATGAGCTTTCAGCCGCGACCGCTGCAGGAATTCTCCCAGCTGAAGATGCAGAAAAAGCGATTGAAGCAACACTTGCCGCAGTAGAAGGCATTACCCGTCACAGCGATAATATTTCCTTATGGCTTTCTTCGCGTGGCATCAACCTTACGTGGGCAGAAAGCGTTAAACTTTCTACAATTGAGTGA
- a CDS encoding Rv1157c family protein produces the protein MTNEKVFVKLGSKRLAAILTALGIAFASPAPAFASPPSIPLSFDHLGRPSAGTLDHIRGLADAPWLPGPARDTLHSAIIFFEGSGGGGVPLPEDAPNFSQFIWPTTADRCISGQHRSTGTMIAVPGPAPLPVPGVPETQAAFIFTALGTGPADQNHSGMTIHWMNINNLRFGATPLTAQGINAEGPATVSGIANTGRGTVVAIAIGGVSTEGHQCNFIPTAGMFTV, from the coding sequence GTGACTAATGAGAAGGTCTTTGTGAAACTAGGTTCGAAGCGTCTAGCGGCAATTCTGACTGCTCTTGGTATTGCATTTGCATCGCCAGCACCGGCTTTTGCCAGCCCACCGTCGATTCCCCTCTCGTTTGACCACCTTGGGCGTCCATCCGCTGGCACGCTCGACCATATTCGTGGACTTGCGGACGCACCATGGCTTCCCGGCCCTGCGAGGGACACACTTCACTCGGCTATTATTTTTTTCGAAGGTTCAGGCGGGGGTGGCGTCCCATTGCCTGAGGATGCACCAAATTTCTCTCAATTTATTTGGCCCACCACGGCGGATCGCTGTATTAGTGGGCAGCACCGATCAACTGGCACCATGATCGCCGTCCCAGGCCCTGCCCCACTCCCCGTCCCTGGAGTTCCTGAAACCCAAGCCGCATTTATATTTACCGCCCTTGGCACTGGACCTGCTGATCAGAACCATTCTGGAATGACCATCCATTGGATGAATATAAATAATCTCCGTTTCGGCGCGACTCCGCTCACCGCCCAAGGCATTAATGCTGAAGGTCCAGCAACAGTAAGCGGTATTGCCAACACCGGACGCGGCACCGTAGTAGCAATCGCCATTGGTGGGGTTTCCACCGAAGGTCACCAATGCAATTTCATCCCCACAGCAGGAATGTTCACCGTCTAA